From a single Silene latifolia isolate original U9 population chromosome 6, ASM4854445v1, whole genome shotgun sequence genomic region:
- the LOC141588754 gene encoding uncharacterized protein LOC141588754: MANSSDSSPIPIFAGENYDHWVVKIRTIFISKDLWEYVEDGFEEPEDIAALDDAGKKKLKEDRKKDVKALSLLQQGVSTELFSRITRATTSKVAWEILQKEFQGDLKVKNVNLQTFRRELENLKMKESESIKDYYTTVMDIINQMRGLAEVVEDSRVVEKIHVSLPPKYDAMVSIIEETKDIASLTVQELMGSLKAHEKRLERHSEKSIESAFQSKLNIGSKEFEKNGESSDKKRGESFRGGRNGGGQGRGRGRGSSGGGRNNFEGGRQYYERRGNLQNPQACKICGKSGHSVEDCWFKGKPKCYRCQKFGHKEKECRVKNPQQTANFMEEKETEENMFYACQSTTEYKNDVWYLDSGCSNHMTGDKSIFVAMDTFINLQVKMGNGAMAKA; the protein is encoded by the coding sequence ATGGCGAACTCGAGTGATTCATCCCCTATTCCAATATTTGCCGGTGAGAATTATGACCATTGGGTCGTGAAAATTAGAACAATCTTTATTTCCAAAGATTTGTGGGAGTACGTTGAAGATGGGTTTGAAGAACCCGAAGACATAGCGGCTTTGGATGATGCGGGAAAGAAGAAATTAAAGGAGGATAGAAAGAAGGATGTGAAGGCTCTTTCACTTCTCCAACAAGGTGTTTCAACGGAGTTGTTTTCAAGAATTACGAGAGCAACTACCTCTAAAGTAGCTTGGGAGATTCTTCAAAAGGAGTTCCAAGGCGATTTAAAGGTAAAAAATGTTAATCTTCAAACTTTTAGGAGAGAGTTGGAGAATTTGAAAATGAAAGAATCTGAAAGTATTAAAGATTATTATACTACAGTGATGGATATTATTAATCAAATGAGAGGGCTTGCTGAAGTAGTTGAAGATAGTAGAGTTGTTGAAAAAATTCATGTTAGTTTGCCTCCTAAATATGATGCTATGGTGTCTATTATTGAGGAAACTAAAGATATTGCTTCTTTAACTGTTCAAGAGTTGATGGGTTCATTAAAGGCTCATGAGAAAAGGTTAGAAAGACACTCTGAAAAATCAATTGAGAGTGCTTTCCAATCTAAGCTCAATATTGGGTCGAAAGAGTTTGAGAAAAATGGTGAAAGTAGTGATAAAAAAAGAGGAGAGTCATTTAGAGGTGGTAGAAATGGTGGCGGTCAAGGTAGAGGTCGTGGTAGAGGCTCTAGTGGTGGAGGAAGAAATAATTTTGAAGGTGGTAGACAATATTATGAGCGAAGAGGAAATTTACAAAATCCTCAAGCTTGTAAGATTTGTGGAAAAAGTGGTCATAGTGTTGAAGATTGTTGGTTCAAAGGGAAGCCAAAGTGTTATCGTTGTCAAAAATTTGGGCACAAGGAGAAGGAATGTAGAGTGAAAAATCCGCAACAAACGGCAAATTTTATGGAGGAAAAAGAAACTGAAGAAAATATGTTTTATGCTTGTCAAAGTACGACAGAGTACAAGAATGATGTGTGGTACTTGGATAGCGGTTGTAGCAATCATATGACTGGAGATAAATCAATTTTTGTGGCTATGGATACTTTCATAAATTTACAAGTGAAGATGGGAAATGGAGCTATGGCAAAGGCGTAA